The DNA segment ATTATAATCTACTATACCAATCATGCATAAAAAGTAGCAGTTACCGTGCATTTTTTCAATGGATTTTTCGGTAATAGGGAGATTGAAAAACATGAAAATTATCCACCTTTTTCTAAAAAATAAATGGTTGCTAAAATAAAATTTCTATGTTTATGTTTTCCCTATGATTCCAGAAAATATGAAACTTGTATGGCAGGATAATTTTGACGGCAGCGGACTTGATTCAGCTAAGTGGAAAAAACTTGTCTGGAAAAAGGGCGTTGTGAATAATGAGGAGCAGTGTTATACGGATGATTCTGAGACCTGCTTTATAGATAATGGTCTTGTAATTCAGGCTGTAAAAACGGAAAACGGAAGCTGGAAAAGTGCCCGCATAACTACAGCCGGTCTTTGTTCCTGGAAGTACGGATATTTTGAAGCAAAAATAAAGCTTCCTGCAAAAACGGATGGTATCTGGCCGGCTTTCTGGATGATGAGTGAAGAAAATGCTTACGGTAAGTGGCCCCGTTCAGGAGAAATTGATATTCTTGAATATTCGCCTGCAACTTTCGGTTCTGATGTGTATGGAACCGTTCATTATGGAACGGGAACTGTGGATAAAGAAACGCATTTCTGGAAAAACCTTATGCGCGTTCCCCTTGAAAAACTGCCTGAATCTGCTGACGGTTATCATACTTACGGACTTATGTGGTCTGAAAATGAAATCAGCTTTTATTATGACGGAATAAAGTCTGCTTCTTCCTGGCGGCGCTATGACGGGGATGAAGTACGCTGGCCTTTTGACAGATCCTTTCATTTTATAATTAATCTTGCCATGGGCGGAACTTTAGGCGGTAAAATTCCTGAAAATCTTGAACGTGCGTCCATGAAAATTGAATATGTAAGGGTGTGGCAATAATTATACTGCACTAAAGTCGAAAAAAATGCACCTTTCTAAAAATTGTCCGTCTTGAGAATTCCCTCTGTCAGGCTGAGAATATCATAAAAGTTAAAGATAGACTGGGGCTGAAAGTTGTATGCACTTCAGGCTCCGGTAGGGGGTATTATGAAAAAATTGTCTTGGTTGGCAGCTGTAAGTGCATTGCTTATCGGCAGCTCAGTTTTCGTTTCCTGCGGTGGAAGCGACAGTGACGGCGGATCTGATCCGGTATTAGATAAGATAACAGTAGATGCTTCTGCTGCAAAAACTGTTTTTGCTGTAGGTGATTATTTTTCTGCTGACGGTCTTGATGTAAAGGCTGTAATGTCTGATAAAACAAAGAAACCTCTTTCTGTAGACGAATATACAGTTGCTCTTGCTGCAGCAAATCTTGGTGAAAATGGAAAAATCATCCGTGCAAAAGAAAGCGGACATTCAGAAGAAGCTGTAGTTACTGTAACTTATGAAGAAAAAACAGCTACTTATAATGTAACTGTTTCTGATGTTGTAACAAAACTTGAACTTACTATCGGATCTGCTGCTAAAGCAGAGTATGATGTTGGAGAAGAGTTTGATCCTACTGATATTACTGTAAAGGCATTCTATGGTGATGCTGACACAGTAGGTGAAGATGTTACTGAAAGCGCAACATTTACAGCAACTGTAAAAGATGATGAAGGTAATGATGTTGAATTTACAACAGAAGAACCTGGAACTTTTGCTGTAACTCTTACTGCTGAATATGCTGGTAAGACAGCTTATAAAAAGGCAACAGTTACTGTAAAGGAACCTGCCGCACCAGCTGACTATGAAATTTCTTTCAGTAACACAAAGAATTCTTATGTATACAGCGGTGATGGTGTATATACACTTACTATTGTTGAGGCAAATGATTCAGAGTGGGGTAATCAGATTTTCATCAAGAATCCTAACAAACTTGCAGGAGTAGCAAAGGGAGACCTTGTACTTGCAAC comes from the Treponema rectale genome and includes:
- a CDS encoding glycoside hydrolase family 16 protein, with translation MIPENMKLVWQDNFDGSGLDSAKWKKLVWKKGVVNNEEQCYTDDSETCFIDNGLVIQAVKTENGSWKSARITTAGLCSWKYGYFEAKIKLPAKTDGIWPAFWMMSEENAYGKWPRSGEIDILEYSPATFGSDVYGTVHYGTGTVDKETHFWKNLMRVPLEKLPESADGYHTYGLMWSENEISFYYDGIKSASSWRRYDGDEVRWPFDRSFHFIINLAMGGTLGGKIPENLERASMKIEYVRVWQ